A genomic window from Prunus persica cultivar Lovell chromosome G2, Prunus_persica_NCBIv2, whole genome shotgun sequence includes:
- the LOC18787292 gene encoding glyoxylate/hydroxypyruvate reductase HPR3 — protein MVQFQSQDLPQLLIIQPPLCLAIAESQLSQKFHLLKAWESELPLDQFLTTYACSVQAMLCYPFTQVNADLLRLLPALKLVVSPTAGVNNIDVVECRRRGISVTTSGSAFSEDVADTAVGLLIDVHRRISAADRYVKGLWTSKGDYPLGSKLGGKRVGIVGLGSIGSEIAKRLEAFGCIVSYNSRSKNPSLTYPFYSSVHELAANTDALIICCALTDQTRHMINKEVLSALGREGVIVNVGRGAIIDEKELVRFLVHGEIGGAGLDVFENEPHVPEELFALDNVVLSPHNAAFTPESVESSSQIVIANLEAFFSNEPLVTPFMDD, from the exons ATGGTCCAATTCCAATCCCAAGACCTCCCACAACTCCTGATTATTCAACCTCCATTATGCTTGGCAATTGCTGAATCTCAGTTGTCTCAAAAATTCCATCTCCTCAAAGCATGGGAGTCAGAACTCCCTCTAGACCAGTTCTTGACCACCTATGCATGCTCAGTCCAAGCCATGCTTTGCTACCCTTTCACTCAGGTCAATGCAGACCTCCTCCGGCTACTTCCGGCACTCAAACTTGTTGTCAGCCCCACTGCTGGGGTCAACAACATCGATGTGGTCGAGTGCCGGCGGCGTGGAATATCAGTGACCACTTCTGGGAGTGCATTCTCAGAAGATGTTGCTGATACTGCCGTAGGTTTGCTCATTGATGTGCATAGAAGAATCTCAGCAGCAGATCGGTATGTGAAAGGGCTTTGGACTAGCAAAGGAGATTATCCTCTTGGTTCCAAG TTAGGAGGCAAGCGAGTTGGGATTGTTGGATTAGGAAGCATTGGCTCTGAAATTGCAAAAAGACTGGAGGCCTTTGGGTGCATTGTCTCATACAACTCAAGGAGCAAAAATCCATCTTTAACATACCCCTTCTATTCCAGTGTTCATGAACTTGCAGCCAATACTGATGCCCTCATCATCTGTTGTGCATTGACAGACCAAACCCGCCACATGATCAACAAGGAAGTCTTATCTGCACTGGGAAGAGAGGGAGTGATTGTCAACGTTGGACGGGGGGCTATTATTGATGAGAAGGAATTGGTGAGGTTTCTGGTGCATGGAGAGATTGGAGGCGCTGGTTTGGATGTGTTTGAGAATGAGCCTCATGTTCCTGAAGAACTCTTTGCTTTGGACAACGTTGTTCTGTCTCCACATAACGCTGCTTTTACTCCCGAATCTGTAGAGAGTTCGAGTCAAATAGTTATTGCCAATTTGGAAGCTTTCTTCTCAAATGAGCCTTTGGTTACTCCATTCATGGATGactaa